One Paenibacillus riograndensis SBR5 DNA segment encodes these proteins:
- a CDS encoding 5-methyltetrahydropteroyltriglutamate--homocysteine S-methyltransferase, whose product MISPVHGSKRNTPPFRYDIVGSFLRPEALKAARSLHLQGEITDGQLHEIENAEISKLLEQEKALGLKAVTDGEFRRSWWHLDFFLGVAGTQKISLDQGRSAKEAVQRAESFRIVGKIAFGDHPMVSQFVELQQMAGDTLAKMTIPSPALFHFVESYNGNEVYPDREALFRDIIQVYQDAIRAFYEAGCRYLQLDDTTWGTLCSGRHRAHLRSRGIDPDQLAQDYVRLINESIAGRPADMTIALHVCRGNFRSTWFAAGGYEPVAEVLFGQAEVDAFFLEYDNERSGDFAPLRFIRDQQVVLGLVTTKHGGLESKEQIIARIEEAARIVPIDQLCLSAQCGFASTEEGNMLTEEEQWDKLRLIIETADEVWV is encoded by the coding sequence ATGATTAGTCCAGTTCACGGCTCCAAACGAAATACTCCGCCCTTCCGCTACGACATTGTCGGCAGCTTCCTCCGCCCAGAAGCATTAAAAGCCGCACGCAGCCTGCATCTTCAGGGTGAAATTACAGACGGGCAGCTGCATGAAATCGAGAATGCGGAAATCTCCAAGCTGCTGGAACAGGAGAAGGCGCTGGGTCTTAAGGCTGTCACAGACGGCGAGTTCCGGCGGTCCTGGTGGCATCTGGATTTTTTTCTCGGGGTTGCCGGTACGCAGAAGATCAGTCTGGATCAAGGCAGAAGCGCCAAAGAAGCGGTGCAGCGGGCAGAAAGCTTCCGGATTGTTGGCAAAATCGCCTTCGGCGATCATCCCATGGTTAGCCAGTTTGTAGAGCTGCAGCAGATGGCCGGGGACACACTCGCTAAAATGACCATTCCATCCCCGGCGCTATTCCACTTCGTGGAGAGCTATAACGGAAATGAGGTCTACCCTGACCGGGAGGCATTGTTCCGCGATATTATCCAGGTCTATCAGGACGCCATCCGGGCCTTCTACGAGGCAGGCTGCCGTTATCTGCAGCTGGATGATACCACCTGGGGCACACTGTGCAGCGGCAGACACCGGGCGCATCTGCGCAGCCGTGGCATCGATCCCGACCAGCTGGCGCAGGATTATGTGCGGCTGATTAACGAGAGTATCGCCGGACGGCCAGCGGATATGACCATTGCCTTGCATGTCTGCCGGGGCAATTTCCGCTCCACCTGGTTCGCTGCCGGAGGATATGAACCTGTTGCCGAAGTCCTGTTCGGCCAGGCTGAAGTGGATGCCTTTTTCCTCGAATACGACAATGAGCGTTCCGGCGACTTCGCTCCGCTGCGCTTCATCCGGGACCAGCAGGTCGTCTTGGGGTTGGTAACTACGAAGCACGGCGGTCTGGAGAGCAAAGAGCAGATCATCGCCCGCATAGAAGAAGCGGCACGGATTGTACCGATCGACCAGCTGTGCCTCAGCGCCCAATGCGGCTTTGCATCGACCGAGGAAGGCAACATGCTCACAGAGGAAGAACAGTGGGATAAGCTTCGGCTGATTATTGAGACGGCGGATGAAGTGTGGGTGTGA
- a CDS encoding Gfo/Idh/MocA family protein, with the protein MTLRIGVLSLWHVHAWDYIKQVQEHEDTVIAAVWDEDPVRGQAAAGQLNVPFYASLADLLAEDDIDGVIVDAPTRMHTEVLTAAAKAGKHIFTEKVIAATLKEANAILSEVSKQGVTLTVSLPRLYDGYTLAIQEVLRQGLLGTVTYVRVRLSHDGAIAGWLPAHFYNLEDCQGGALIDLGCHPMYLTRLFLGQAVTGVSASFGYVTGKEVEDNAVATLSTDSGAIGVVEAGFVNSHSPFAIEVHGTEGTLLYGTPDQKLLIRTKAAGDFYQEWTEWPLPAPEESAFRQWVAHIQANTFAEDNVQTALELTRLMEAANLAAREGRTILLKALID; encoded by the coding sequence GTGACGCTTAGAATCGGTGTATTAAGCTTATGGCATGTGCACGCCTGGGATTATATCAAGCAGGTCCAGGAACATGAGGATACCGTGATCGCTGCCGTGTGGGATGAAGATCCCGTGCGGGGGCAGGCGGCTGCCGGGCAGTTGAACGTTCCTTTTTATGCATCACTGGCCGATCTGCTTGCGGAGGATGATATAGACGGCGTTATTGTGGATGCGCCCACCCGTATGCACACGGAGGTGCTGACCGCTGCGGCCAAAGCCGGAAAACACATTTTTACAGAAAAAGTGATTGCTGCGACACTGAAAGAAGCCAACGCCATTCTCTCCGAGGTCTCCAAGCAGGGGGTAACCTTGACCGTGTCCTTGCCTCGTTTGTATGACGGGTACACCTTAGCGATTCAAGAGGTACTCCGTCAGGGCTTGCTTGGCACCGTTACTTATGTCAGAGTGCGCTTGTCGCATGACGGAGCGATTGCCGGCTGGCTGCCGGCCCATTTTTATAATCTGGAGGACTGCCAGGGGGGAGCTTTGATTGATCTAGGGTGCCATCCGATGTACCTAACCAGACTCTTCCTGGGCCAAGCGGTGACCGGGGTTAGCGCAAGCTTTGGTTATGTCACCGGCAAGGAAGTGGAAGATAACGCCGTTGCGACCCTTTCTACGGATTCCGGAGCGATCGGCGTCGTTGAAGCGGGCTTCGTCAACAGCCATTCACCTTTTGCAATCGAAGTGCATGGCACGGAAGGGACGCTGCTGTACGGGACACCGGACCAGAAACTGCTGATTCGCACGAAGGCGGCAGGAGATTTCTATCAGGAATGGACCGAATGGCCTCTGCCGGCCCCCGAAGAAAGCGCATTCCGGCAATGGGTGGCTCATATCCAAGCGAATACATTTGCCGAGGATAATGTACAGACAGCCTTAGAACTGACAAGGCTTATGGAAGCGGCGAACCTTGCGGCCAGGGAAGGCCGTACGATACTTTTGAAAGCGCTGATAGATTAG
- a CDS encoding AraC family transcriptional regulator codes for MFEKQDMLERLDICIEWGHYEIKVLRFHLTSFPAGKVIDFHKHAEFEFHFIPRGRGKVILSGQQYSLSEGMLYLTGPGVIHYQEADAGEAMDELCLHVDITAKERKGVDPWEAAEAEETMVKLRALPVVPAYDYHRAMYCFLEAYEACDGKLLGYYTSIKQLVISILLKTIRAYDSGDNRAEAPVRNMAAYRYEYAVQYMEANHKTPVTLDNVAEKLHISSRQLQRIFKQVQPERPFSRILEEIRLQAVCRALEENLSSIEQIAQDSGFTNANYLHAVFRKRLGMTPAAFRALRQQSNSK; via the coding sequence ATGTTCGAGAAGCAGGATATGCTGGAACGTCTCGATATTTGCATCGAATGGGGGCATTACGAGATCAAGGTGCTCCGCTTCCACTTGACCTCTTTTCCGGCAGGCAAGGTTATAGATTTCCACAAGCATGCCGAGTTTGAATTTCATTTCATCCCGCGCGGGCGGGGAAAGGTCATTCTCAGCGGGCAGCAATATTCTCTTTCAGAAGGCATGCTCTATCTGACCGGGCCGGGTGTGATCCACTACCAGGAAGCGGATGCCGGGGAAGCTATGGACGAACTGTGCCTGCATGTGGATATTACAGCCAAAGAAAGGAAAGGCGTTGACCCCTGGGAAGCCGCCGAAGCCGAGGAGACTATGGTCAAGCTGCGGGCTCTGCCTGTGGTTCCGGCGTATGATTATCATCGGGCGATGTACTGCTTTTTGGAAGCCTATGAAGCATGTGACGGGAAACTGCTCGGATATTACACTTCGATCAAACAACTGGTGATCAGCATCTTGTTGAAGACCATCAGGGCGTATGACAGCGGGGACAACCGGGCGGAAGCACCAGTGCGGAATATGGCAGCGTACAGATACGAATATGCGGTCCAGTATATGGAAGCCAATCATAAAACCCCTGTAACCCTGGACAATGTGGCGGAAAAGCTCCATATCAGCAGCAGACAGCTGCAGCGGATCTTCAAACAGGTTCAGCCGGAACGGCCGTTTAGCCGGATTCTTGAGGAAATCCGCCTGCAGGCAGTATGCCGTGCATTGGAAGAGAATTTGTCCTCCATTGAGCAGATCGCCCAAGATTCGGGATTTACCAATGCCAATTATCTGCATGCTGTGTTCCGCAAACGTCTGGGCATGACGCCCGCAGCGTTCCGCGCATTGAGACAGCAATCCAATTCAAAGTGA
- a CDS encoding Gfo/Idh/MocA family protein produces MSTTYRIGIIGCGGIANGKHLPSLSKLQNVELAAFCDIIEERAEEARQKYGSAEAKVYTQYTELLKDGSLDIVHVLTPNISHAEISIAALEAGKHVMCEKPMAKTAAEAKAMLEAAKRTGKKLTIGYNNRFREDSLYLKQLCEAGELGSIYFAKAHAIRRRAVPTWGVFLDEEKQGGGPLIDIGTHALDLTLWMMDNYQPKVVLGTTHHELSRRENAANAWGPWDPKQFSVEDSAFGMIVMENGATIMLESSWALNSLDVDEAKCSLSGTEAGADMKQGLRINGEKLGRLYTNEIELSAGGVAFYEGRQESAPDTEMRQWIEAIDQDKEPVVTPEQAYVVSRILEALYESSRTGKAIYLNEQGS; encoded by the coding sequence ATGAGTACAACGTATCGGATAGGTATTATCGGTTGTGGCGGTATTGCTAACGGCAAGCATCTTCCCAGCCTGAGCAAGCTTCAGAATGTAGAGCTGGCCGCTTTTTGTGACATTATTGAAGAACGGGCGGAAGAGGCCCGGCAGAAGTATGGAAGCGCAGAAGCCAAAGTATATACCCAATACACAGAGTTATTAAAAGACGGATCGCTTGATATAGTCCATGTGCTTACCCCTAACATCTCCCATGCGGAAATTTCAATTGCCGCCTTGGAGGCCGGCAAGCATGTGATGTGCGAAAAACCGATGGCCAAAACAGCGGCAGAAGCCAAAGCAATGCTTGAAGCCGCCAAACGGACCGGCAAAAAACTGACGATCGGCTACAACAACCGTTTCAGGGAGGACAGCTTGTATCTAAAGCAGCTGTGCGAAGCCGGGGAGCTTGGCTCCATTTATTTTGCCAAAGCCCACGCCATCCGCCGCAGAGCTGTACCGACCTGGGGAGTGTTTCTGGATGAGGAGAAGCAGGGCGGCGGACCGTTGATTGATATCGGCACGCATGCGCTGGATTTGACCCTGTGGATGATGGATAATTATCAGCCCAAGGTGGTTCTCGGCACCACCCACCACGAGCTTTCGCGGAGAGAGAATGCAGCCAATGCCTGGGGACCGTGGGACCCGAAGCAATTTTCGGTGGAGGATTCGGCCTTCGGGATGATTGTCATGGAGAACGGCGCCACTATTATGCTGGAGTCCAGCTGGGCGCTGAATTCGCTGGATGTCGATGAGGCCAAATGCAGCCTGAGCGGAACGGAAGCGGGTGCAGACATGAAACAAGGACTGCGCATTAATGGCGAAAAGCTGGGCCGTTTGTATACGAACGAAATCGAGCTTAGTGCGGGCGGAGTGGCCTTCTACGAAGGCAGACAGGAAAGCGCACCCGATACCGAAATGCGCCAGTGGATTGAGGCGATTGATCAGGACAAAGAACCTGTGGTGACGCCTGAACAGGCCTACGTGGTTTCCCGGATTTTAGAAGCCCTCTATGAATCCTCGCGTACGGGCAAGGCCATTTATCTGAATGAACAGGGCAGCTGA
- the lysS gene encoding lysine--tRNA ligase, with protein sequence MHWSEKIANRLIESHPEQQTFVCASGISPSGHIHIGNFREIVTTYFVSRALEKAGKQVRFIFSWDDFDRFRKVPLQVDPSFEQYIGRPYTQVPCPYGCHTSYAEHFEQEFEEALQSFGIRPEFIYQSKEYQSRRYAPGILHALRSRGEIYDILMSFKTGEASEADRAAFYPVSIYCGDCGKDSTTVHSFDEDKELLTYSCTCGHHSSLSIPEADNIKLQWKIDWPMRWNLEQVLFEPGGRDHSSETGSYNVASVISERIFGSAPPMYEPYEFIRIKGSFAKMSSSSGNNYTPDDLLKVYAPENILFLFAKYQPGAAFHIGMDEDVLRNYTEFERYRKAYGSLTLTDDIRAALELSLIHPLDEKAPGFGPIAGLLPLIHFDRKLLLEIMTRNGEEVDVQGLEQTAERAEYWIRHWMPQKLVTVNTRRNNSLYETLEAHEQEWLAAFCRLLRTGGMEDEPLMKAIYAICYDEDKKSMKNNQKRLFTLIYQLVLGQETGPRIPVLIQAVGIEKLLALLDF encoded by the coding sequence ATGCATTGGTCCGAAAAAATAGCGAACCGGCTCATCGAAAGCCACCCGGAGCAGCAGACATTCGTGTGCGCATCGGGGATTAGTCCGTCGGGTCACATCCATATCGGGAATTTCCGGGAGATTGTGACGACTTATTTTGTAAGCAGGGCGCTCGAAAAAGCCGGCAAACAGGTGCGGTTCATTTTCTCGTGGGATGACTTTGACCGGTTCCGCAAGGTTCCGCTTCAAGTCGATCCAAGCTTTGAGCAGTATATTGGCAGACCTTACACGCAGGTTCCTTGTCCTTACGGCTGTCACACCTCCTATGCCGAGCATTTCGAGCAGGAATTTGAAGAGGCGCTCCAGTCTTTTGGAATCAGGCCGGAATTTATTTATCAGAGCAAGGAGTATCAGTCCCGCCGGTACGCACCCGGAATTCTTCATGCGCTGCGCAGCAGAGGTGAAATCTACGATATCCTGATGTCGTTCAAGACGGGTGAAGCCAGCGAAGCGGACAGAGCCGCATTCTATCCTGTGAGTATCTATTGCGGAGATTGTGGCAAGGACTCGACCACGGTGCATTCTTTTGATGAAGACAAAGAGCTCTTGACCTACAGCTGTACATGCGGCCATCATAGCAGTCTGTCTATTCCTGAGGCGGATAATATCAAGCTGCAATGGAAAATCGACTGGCCGATGCGCTGGAATCTGGAGCAGGTGCTGTTCGAGCCCGGAGGCCGTGACCATTCGTCGGAAACAGGCAGTTACAATGTAGCTTCGGTTATCTCGGAGCGGATTTTTGGAAGTGCGCCGCCCATGTATGAGCCCTATGAATTCATTAGAATCAAAGGAAGCTTTGCCAAAATGTCCAGTTCCTCCGGGAACAATTACACACCCGATGATCTGCTGAAGGTCTATGCACCGGAAAATATTCTGTTCCTGTTCGCCAAATACCAGCCGGGTGCGGCGTTTCATATCGGCATGGATGAAGATGTGCTGCGCAACTATACGGAATTTGAACGCTACCGGAAGGCTTACGGCTCCCTTACACTTACGGATGATATCCGCGCGGCATTGGAGTTGTCTCTGATTCATCCGCTGGACGAAAAAGCGCCCGGCTTTGGGCCCATTGCAGGCTTGCTGCCTTTGATTCATTTTGATCGAAAATTGCTGCTGGAGATCATGACACGAAACGGGGAGGAAGTAGATGTCCAGGGACTGGAGCAGACAGCGGAGCGGGCGGAATATTGGATCAGACACTGGATGCCGCAAAAGCTGGTTACTGTGAACACCCGCCGTAATAACTCGCTGTATGAGACATTGGAGGCTCATGAGCAAGAATGGCTGGCTGCCTTTTGCAGGCTGCTGAGAACCGGGGGAATGGAAGATGAGCCGCTGATGAAGGCGATATACGCTATTTGTTATGACGAGGATAAAAAAAGCATGAAAAACAATCAAAAACGTCTGTTCACGTTAATCTACCAGCTGGTGCTGGGCCAGGAGACGGGGCCGCGGATCCCTGTGCTGATTCAGGCGGTCGGGATAGAGAAGCTGCTGGCGCTCCTGGATTTTTAG
- a CDS encoding YebC/PmpR family DNA-binding transcriptional regulator gives MGRKWNNIKEKKASKDANTSKVYAKFGVEIYVAAKKGEPDPESNRALKVVLERAKTYNVPKAIIDRALDKAKGSGDENYVELRYEGFGPSGSMIIIDALTNNVNRTAPLVRSAFSKNGGNMGVSGSVTYMFEPTAVIGLEGKTADEVMELLIEADVDVRDVLEEDEAVIVYAEPDQFHAVQEVFRSAGITDFTVAELTMLPQNYVTLPEDAEAQFEKLIDALEELDDVQQVYHNVDSEE, from the coding sequence ATGGGTCGTAAGTGGAATAATATTAAGGAAAAGAAGGCATCCAAGGATGCCAATACAAGTAAGGTATACGCCAAATTCGGTGTAGAAATTTATGTGGCAGCGAAGAAGGGTGAACCGGACCCGGAGTCGAACCGTGCGCTAAAGGTCGTGCTGGAGCGCGCCAAAACGTACAATGTGCCAAAAGCCATTATCGACCGGGCGCTGGACAAAGCCAAAGGCAGCGGCGACGAAAACTACGTGGAACTGCGCTATGAAGGCTTCGGTCCAAGCGGTTCGATGATCATCATCGATGCCTTGACCAATAACGTCAACCGTACTGCCCCTCTGGTGCGGTCCGCATTCAGCAAGAACGGCGGCAACATGGGTGTCAGCGGTTCAGTAACCTATATGTTCGAGCCAACTGCTGTTATCGGGCTGGAAGGCAAAACGGCGGACGAAGTGATGGAATTGCTGATTGAAGCGGATGTCGATGTACGCGATGTGCTGGAAGAGGACGAAGCTGTCATCGTCTATGCTGAGCCTGACCAGTTCCATGCGGTTCAAGAGGTTTTCCGGAGCGCCGGAATTACTGATTTCACAGTGGCTGAGCTGACCATGCTTCCGCAGAACTATGTGACTCTACCAGAGGATGCCGAAGCGCAGTTCGAGAAGCTGATCGACGCTTTGGAAGAACTGGACGATGTGCAGCAGGTATATCATAACGTCGATTCGGAAGAATAG
- a CDS encoding NUDIX hydrolase, with amino-acid sequence MPEFRLLSVVHTVLISDQQILLLRRCNTGHDDGFYGLPSGRLDGGEQLDEAAARELQEECGAAVHLKDLKMLGVMHIKTFDDERVDFFFTANRWQGEIVNAEPDKCDDLRWFPIDQLPGNMIPFVKQALEHYREGVWFSSHGWE; translated from the coding sequence ATGCCGGAGTTCCGTTTATTAAGTGTTGTACATACGGTTTTGATCTCAGACCAGCAAATCTTGCTGCTGAGACGCTGCAATACAGGCCACGATGATGGTTTTTACGGTCTTCCTTCAGGACGGCTGGATGGTGGAGAACAGTTGGATGAAGCAGCAGCCCGTGAACTGCAGGAGGAATGCGGCGCTGCTGTTCATCTCAAGGATCTCAAGATGCTCGGAGTTATGCATATCAAGACTTTTGATGATGAACGGGTTGATTTTTTCTTCACTGCTAACCGGTGGCAGGGTGAGATTGTAAATGCCGAACCGGATAAATGTGACGATTTGCGATGGTTCCCCATAGACCAGCTTCCCGGGAACATGATCCCTTTTGTGAAGCAGGCTTTGGAGCATTACCGGGAAGGCGTCTGGTTTTCAAGTCATGGCTGGGAATAA
- a CDS encoding TSUP family transporter — translation MEHGSMAMIAILVICGFLAGVIDSVVGGGGLIAIPALLSAGIPLPLLLGSNKLAGTLCSFTSTASFVRSGKINFGLVKFLIPFSIVGAVGGSLTVRQVPSEFLKPLVIVMLIVITVYTLFKKSWGDVSTFSADSRKTLLTGMGIALVIGFYDGFFGPGTGSFLIFAFLMLGFEFVTAAGNAKVLNFASNIASLLTFAAVGSVSLYYGLLLGVPMVIGAIVGSRIAIHKGASYIRPLFITVTVILIGKQIWDTMH, via the coding sequence ATGGAACATGGCAGTATGGCAATGATTGCGATTTTGGTGATTTGCGGTTTTTTGGCCGGGGTGATCGATTCTGTTGTCGGAGGCGGTGGGCTGATTGCCATACCCGCGCTGCTGTCGGCCGGAATTCCGCTCCCGCTGCTGCTTGGCAGCAATAAATTGGCCGGGACGTTGTGCTCGTTCACCAGTACGGCGTCTTTTGTACGTTCCGGGAAAATTAATTTCGGACTGGTCAAGTTTTTAATTCCGTTTTCTATCGTTGGAGCGGTGGGTGGCTCGCTGACGGTACGGCAGGTGCCTTCGGAGTTTCTGAAGCCGCTTGTGATCGTGATGCTGATCGTGATAACGGTCTATACCCTATTCAAAAAATCATGGGGTGACGTTTCAACGTTCTCCGCTGACAGCAGAAAAACGCTGCTAACCGGCATGGGCATTGCGCTGGTGATAGGTTTTTACGACGGATTCTTCGGCCCGGGGACCGGCTCGTTCCTGATCTTCGCTTTTCTCATGCTGGGTTTTGAATTTGTCACTGCCGCAGGCAATGCCAAGGTGCTTAATTTCGCCAGCAACATAGCAAGTCTACTGACGTTTGCCGCTGTAGGTTCGGTTAGCCTGTACTATGGACTGCTTCTGGGCGTCCCCATGGTAATCGGTGCAATAGTCGGCTCGAGAATCGCCATCCACAAAGGAGCAAGTTATATCCGCCCGCTGTTCATCACAGTTACCGTGATCTTGATCGGGAAGCAAATATGGGATACGATGCACTAA
- a CDS encoding GNAT family N-acetyltransferase, producing MEIQKVHKEAVWQLRHEVMWPERELDYVKLDDDDDGVHYGLFDGDRLVSAVSLFIVGKEAQFRKFATRTEQQGQGYGSRLLQHVLDEAEQTGVNRIYCNARSHKAAFYKKFGLAEVPGTAFTKGGKEYIIMEKHFGSAGDRNRKEP from the coding sequence ATGGAGATCCAAAAAGTACATAAGGAAGCCGTCTGGCAGCTGCGGCATGAAGTCATGTGGCCTGAACGGGAACTTGATTATGTGAAGCTTGACGATGACGATGATGGCGTGCATTACGGGTTGTTTGACGGGGACCGGCTGGTATCCGCAGTCTCCTTGTTCATCGTTGGAAAAGAAGCACAGTTCCGCAAATTTGCTACCCGGACAGAGCAGCAGGGCCAGGGCTATGGAAGCCGGCTGCTGCAGCATGTGCTGGATGAAGCGGAGCAGACGGGAGTCAACCGGATTTATTGTAATGCGAGAAGCCACAAGGCCGCTTTTTATAAAAAATTCGGATTGGCTGAAGTACCCGGTACGGCCTTCACTAAGGGCGGTAAAGAATACATCATCATGGAGAAGCACTTCGGCTCCGCCGGAGACAGAAACAGAAAGGAACCCTGA
- a CDS encoding alanyl-tRNA editing protein, translating into MTKKLYYESAYLKDWHTSVSQVVEREDGLYLILEETAFYPHGGGQPCDAGTIGGIPVLDVILEENVVLHKVESLPAGSQVSCQLDWNRRFDHMQQHSGQHLLSAVFRELFQAMTLSFHLGNDYATIDLELRELTPDQLAAAEQEVNRQVVLDRNIVSYFVTPEEMASLPLVKLPKVTENIRIVEIEGVEHNACGGTHVSSTGAIGMIKLLRAEKQKGNIRITFKCGGRALDEANDNQRILSALSAKFNTGKDEILDRIGKWEAEQKQLQAEMAVLREQNDIYMAKELLSGLEPETRVVAHIFADKSLKDLQSLATKLTANTELPVLLLTAMENKAVLACSGSAGLSCGAFFKAHLGEFQGKGGGSDKMAQAGFPAWDEVLKFYEFAKVNL; encoded by the coding sequence ATGACAAAAAAGCTGTATTACGAGTCGGCTTATTTAAAGGATTGGCATACATCCGTAAGCCAAGTGGTAGAACGCGAGGATGGACTGTACCTGATTCTGGAGGAAACCGCATTCTATCCGCATGGGGGCGGACAGCCTTGTGATGCCGGAACCATTGGCGGAATCCCCGTGCTGGACGTGATCCTTGAAGAAAACGTGGTGCTGCACAAGGTTGAGAGTCTGCCGGCTGGAAGCCAAGTAAGCTGCCAGCTTGACTGGAACCGCCGGTTTGATCATATGCAGCAGCACAGCGGCCAACATCTGCTGTCAGCGGTATTCCGCGAGCTGTTTCAGGCGATGACCTTAAGCTTTCATCTGGGCAATGATTATGCGACCATCGACCTTGAACTCCGGGAGCTAACACCGGATCAGCTGGCGGCTGCTGAGCAGGAGGTCAACCGGCAGGTGGTGCTGGACCGGAATATCGTGAGCTATTTTGTCACCCCTGAGGAAATGGCCAGCCTGCCACTGGTGAAGCTGCCCAAGGTTACGGAGAATATCCGGATTGTTGAGATTGAGGGGGTGGAGCATAACGCCTGCGGCGGGACGCATGTATCATCTACCGGAGCCATCGGGATGATCAAGCTGCTGAGAGCGGAGAAGCAGAAGGGCAACATCCGGATCACCTTCAAATGCGGCGGGCGGGCATTGGATGAAGCCAACGATAATCAACGCATCCTCAGCGCCCTGTCTGCTAAGTTCAACACAGGCAAAGATGAGATTTTGGACCGGATCGGAAAGTGGGAAGCCGAGCAGAAGCAGCTCCAGGCTGAGATGGCTGTACTCAGAGAACAGAACGACATCTATATGGCAAAAGAACTGTTGTCCGGGCTTGAGCCCGAAACAAGAGTAGTTGCACACATCTTCGCGGACAAATCACTTAAGGATTTGCAGAGTCTGGCGACCAAGCTGACTGCAAACACTGAGCTCCCCGTACTGCTGCTGACCGCAATGGAGAACAAAGCGGTCCTGGCTTGCAGCGGCAGTGCCGGATTGTCCTGCGGAGCTTTTTTCAAAGCTCACCTGGGTGAATTCCAGGGAAAAGGCGGCGGCAGCGATAAAATGGCCCAAGCCGGGTTCCCGGCATGGGACGAGGTATTGAAGTTCTATGAGTTTGCTAAAGTAAATTTATAG
- a CDS encoding transposase — MYSIRQEELFSFEDLLLMRPEDKYSQIFEHLNLAPVLHALGKKNNRGRPEELNVPAMIYSLLIAKMEGIEFVSALVRRLRFSEEFRVQCRFTGSNRIPSEASYSRLIHVLEQTGMLEDLQDTLVLSALEEEFVTGMHLALDSSIVEAWDSLFSEAASKRRAARRAKKPSDAPVAQQLQLELTEPESEPVDERPKKPVYPPGRPSAEEKERRRKEREAYEESLGPFEKTIEQMLPYTYDELLAALPRHAARCDKKNAKGRLTSYYGFKANLLVDADCQYILSGLWSSANLNDQRMAVILLKGLLLKFPRLNVKHVLGDKGYDSAAIYQLIHSLGAYPTIPMIHHKEPPKGMNSDYNPVCSQGHTYRYDSFDAKYETLKYTQPSQCKDCPLSGSGCQKVFKIRIQTDLRKHTYPARGSESFTELYKKRTAVERVFAYLKEYFGMKRTRHRGVRARVDFQLSTLAYNLSKFALDKLNQRLRNSQQVA; from the coding sequence ATGTATTCTATTCGGCAAGAAGAGCTGTTTTCCTTTGAGGATTTGTTGCTGATGCGACCGGAAGATAAATACAGTCAGATCTTTGAACACTTAAATCTCGCTCCGGTCTTGCACGCGCTTGGAAAAAAGAACAACCGTGGGCGGCCGGAAGAACTAAACGTACCCGCGATGATCTACTCGCTGCTCATCGCAAAAATGGAGGGCATCGAGTTTGTATCCGCGTTGGTCCGGCGACTTCGATTCAGCGAGGAATTTCGGGTGCAGTGCCGGTTCACCGGTTCCAACCGCATCCCGAGCGAAGCCTCGTACTCCCGTTTGATTCATGTGCTTGAGCAAACGGGCATGCTCGAGGACCTTCAGGATACTCTGGTGCTGTCCGCCCTGGAGGAAGAGTTCGTTACGGGTATGCATCTCGCTTTGGATTCCTCTATCGTTGAGGCTTGGGATAGCCTATTTAGCGAAGCTGCATCCAAACGCCGCGCGGCCCGCCGTGCTAAAAAGCCAAGTGATGCTCCGGTGGCTCAGCAGCTGCAGCTAGAACTCACCGAGCCCGAGTCCGAGCCTGTGGACGAGCGGCCCAAAAAACCCGTCTACCCGCCTGGACGTCCTTCTGCTGAAGAAAAGGAACGTCGGCGCAAGGAACGGGAAGCTTATGAAGAGAGCCTAGGACCGTTTGAGAAAACCATTGAACAGATGCTGCCCTACACGTACGATGAATTGCTTGCAGCATTACCCCGGCATGCCGCGCGTTGTGACAAGAAAAATGCGAAAGGTAGACTTACCAGTTATTACGGGTTCAAGGCAAATCTGCTGGTCGATGCGGACTGTCAGTATATTCTTAGTGGCTTATGGAGTTCGGCGAATTTGAATGACCAGCGCATGGCGGTTATCCTTCTCAAAGGCCTGCTCCTGAAGTTTCCTAGGTTAAACGTAAAGCATGTCTTGGGAGACAAAGGGTACGACAGCGCAGCCATCTACCAGTTGATTCATTCGTTAGGCGCCTATCCTACGATTCCAATGATTCACCACAAAGAGCCGCCCAAGGGAATGAACTCGGACTACAATCCCGTATGCTCACAGGGGCATACCTACCGCTACGACAGTTTTGATGCCAAGTACGAAACGCTGAAGTATACCCAGCCGAGCCAGTGCAAAGACTGTCCACTTTCCGGTTCCGGCTGCCAAAAGGTGTTTAAAATCCGCATACAAACGGATTTACGCAAGCACACCTATCCCGCAAGAGGTAGCGAGAGCTTTACAGAGCTGTACAAGAAGCGTACGGCAGTGGAGCGAGTTTTTGCATATCTTAAAGAGTATTTTGGCATGAAACGTACGCGTCACCGCGGCGTCCGGGCAAGAGTTGATTTCCAGCTCAGTACACTAGCTTACAATCTCAGCAAGTTTGCGCTAGACAAGTTAAACCAGCGGTTACGCAACTCCCAGCAAGTGGCCTGA